One stretch of Rhodoferax lithotrophicus DNA includes these proteins:
- the gmk gene encoding guanylate kinase — translation MEYPGNLFVVAAPSGAGKSSLVKALMELDSHVQPSVSHTTRAPRGQEKHGREYFFVSNAEFDAMVQANAFVEWAHVHNHRYGTSKKAIEERMAQGADVILEIDYQGALQIKSIFANAVTIFILPPSWEELRSRLERRGEDTADVIEVRLHNAAVEMAQAHQFDFVIINESFDRAVFDLKSIVHAQRLKYLAQRRARAETFKALHI, via the coding sequence ATGGAGTATCCCGGTAACCTGTTTGTCGTCGCTGCACCCAGCGGTGCGGGCAAATCCAGTTTGGTCAAAGCCCTGATGGAGCTGGATTCGCATGTGCAACCCTCGGTGTCACACACGACCCGCGCGCCGCGGGGCCAGGAAAAACATGGCCGGGAATATTTCTTTGTCTCGAATGCCGAGTTTGATGCCATGGTGCAGGCCAACGCTTTTGTGGAGTGGGCGCATGTACACAACCACCGTTATGGCACCTCGAAAAAAGCCATTGAAGAGCGTATGGCCCAAGGTGCAGACGTGATCCTGGAAATTGACTACCAGGGAGCCCTGCAAATCAAAAGCATTTTTGCCAACGCCGTCACTATCTTCATCCTGCCCCCAAGTTGGGAAGAGCTGCGTTCCAGGCTTGAACGGCGCGGCGAAGACACCGCCGATGTGATTGAAGTGCGCCTGCACAATGCCGCCGTAGAGATGGCGCAAGCACATCAGTTTGACTTCGTTATAATCAACGAATCTTTTGACCGCGCCGTTTTCGATTTGAAATCAATCGTGCACGCACAAAGACTCAAGTATTTGGCGCAGCGCCGCGCCAGAGCTGAAACATTCAAAGCA
- a CDS encoding YicC/YloC family endoribonuclease, with amino-acid sequence MSVYSMTGYASAQHSNANTSSEEEQKTVSNIRLGVEIRSVNSRFLDLSFRLPDELRACEPALRERLTARLKRGKVELRAALESNTSGNLPDPSIRLLQRLNTIQDNVKAWLPAATTLSVADVIRLSSNESSAAKDWQPELLALADTTLKALMSAREREGTRLAAMLQDRIQQLRMLAAQAQPLIPQLVAQQRQRFMDRWQEAMGLADGSHVPEAAQDRALTEATAFAIRIDVAEELTRLNSHLDELERLITKGGEIGKRLDFLIQELHREANTLGSKSAALELTHISVDMKVLIEQMREQVQNIE; translated from the coding sequence ATGTCAGTTTACAGCATGACCGGCTATGCCAGTGCACAACACAGCAATGCCAACACCAGCTCCGAAGAAGAGCAAAAAACCGTCTCCAACATTCGCTTGGGCGTAGAAATTCGATCTGTCAACAGTCGTTTCCTCGATCTATCCTTTCGGCTTCCAGATGAACTGCGGGCCTGCGAACCAGCCCTGCGTGAGCGGCTGACAGCGCGCCTCAAACGCGGCAAGGTTGAACTTCGCGCTGCACTTGAAAGCAACACCAGTGGTAACCTGCCAGATCCATCAATACGGCTGCTGCAGCGGCTCAACACGATTCAAGACAACGTCAAAGCCTGGTTGCCAGCCGCAACGACGTTGAGCGTGGCCGATGTCATCAGGCTGTCCAGCAATGAGTCAAGCGCTGCCAAAGATTGGCAACCTGAGCTGCTGGCCCTGGCGGATACGACCCTGAAAGCCCTGATGTCTGCCCGCGAACGCGAAGGCACCCGACTGGCAGCCATGCTGCAAGACAGAATCCAGCAACTGCGCATGTTGGCCGCACAGGCCCAACCCCTGATTCCCCAATTGGTAGCTCAGCAACGCCAGCGTTTCATGGATCGCTGGCAAGAGGCCATGGGCCTGGCTGATGGCAGCCATGTGCCAGAAGCTGCGCAAGATCGTGCTTTAACGGAAGCCACTGCGTTTGCCATTCGCATCGACGTGGCTGAAGAGTTGACGCGACTCAACTCCCATCTGGATGAGCTGGAGCGCCTTATCACCAAGGGTGGTGAAATCGGCAAACGCCTGGATTTTCTGATTCAGGAGCTGCACCGCGAAGCCAATACCCTGGGCTCCAAGTCGGCAGCGCTGGAGTTGACCCATATTTCCGTGGACATGAAGGTGTTGATCGAGCAAATGCGCGAGCAGGTACAAAACATAGAATAG
- a CDS encoding serine/threonine protein kinase, translated as MAKVKPSPLPPDILIGGYRIIRRVAAGGFGVVYQAIGPDGLQVAIKEYLPASLATRAPGALLPQVAPEKLSLYRLGLKSFFEEGRSLAQISHPSVVSVMNFFRENETVYMVMNYLEGASLQDYILIARDLKQEKVFRESTIRSLFDEILRGLRIVHQHKMLHLDIKPANIFITDDNKSVLIDFGAAREVLSKEGNFIRPMYTPGFAAPEMYRRDSAMGPWTDIYAIGACMYACMQGYPPNEAPQRMGNDRMTLALKRLQGVYSDNLIEVVQWCMAMDPLARPQSVFALQKELNRPGELRYTKLTVGEKVRLQFDSMVAGNKKLVAKATNLGQKAK; from the coding sequence ATGGCCAAGGTTAAACCTTCACCGCTTCCACCTGATATCCTGATTGGTGGTTATCGGATCATCCGTAGAGTGGCTGCTGGCGGGTTTGGTGTGGTGTACCAAGCCATTGGACCTGATGGCCTGCAGGTGGCCATCAAAGAGTATTTGCCAGCTTCATTGGCAACTCGTGCCCCTGGTGCCCTGTTGCCGCAGGTGGCACCAGAAAAACTCTCGCTGTACCGGTTGGGGTTGAAGAGCTTTTTTGAAGAGGGCCGATCACTGGCCCAAATTTCTCATCCGTCCGTGGTGAGTGTGATGAATTTCTTTCGTGAGAATGAAACCGTCTACATGGTGATGAATTACCTGGAAGGTGCCAGCCTGCAGGACTACATTCTGATTGCGCGGGACCTGAAACAGGAAAAAGTTTTCCGTGAATCCACCATCCGGTCGCTGTTTGATGAGATTTTGCGCGGCTTGCGCATTGTTCATCAGCACAAAATGCTGCATCTGGACATCAAACCAGCCAACATTTTTATCACTGATGACAACAAGTCTGTGTTGATTGACTTTGGTGCTGCGCGTGAAGTGCTCAGCAAAGAAGGAAATTTCATCCGGCCGATGTACACGCCAGGGTTTGCCGCGCCCGAGATGTACCGCCGTGACAGCGCCATGGGCCCCTGGACTGACATTTATGCGATTGGGGCTTGTATGTACGCGTGTATGCAGGGTTATCCGCCAAACGAAGCACCTCAACGGATGGGTAATGACCGCATGACGCTGGCATTAAAGCGCTTGCAGGGGGTGTATTCTGATAACCTGATTGAAGTGGTGCAGTGGTGTATGGCCATGGACCCGCTGGCCAGACCACAATCGGTCTTTGCCTTGCAAAAAGAACTCAACCGGCCGGGTGAACTGCGTTACACCAAACTCACAGTGGGAGAGAAGGTGCGTTTGCAGTTTGATTCCATGGTGGCTGGCAATAAAAAACTGGTGGCGAAGGCCACTAACCTCGGGCAAAAAGCGAAATGA